One region of Flavobacterium pisciphilum genomic DNA includes:
- the can gene encoding carbonate dehydratase: MKEFYKQILDNNKKWVEKSLASDPNYFADLAKGQTPPLLWIGCSDSRVPANEIIGAKPGEVFVHRNIANMVVHSDMNMLSVLDYAVNVLKVKHVIVCGHYGCGGVKTAMGNQSVGIIDNWIRHIKDEYRLHDKYLNSIEDETERFNAFVEVNAKEQVYNLAKTSIVQGAWKNGQDLMLHGWVYGLNSGFVTDLNVNISSNDELDEVYQLKL; the protein is encoded by the coding sequence ATGAAAGAGTTCTATAAACAAATATTAGATAATAACAAAAAGTGGGTTGAAAAATCATTAGCAAGCGATCCTAATTATTTTGCAGATTTAGCAAAAGGACAAACACCACCTTTATTGTGGATTGGTTGTTCTGATAGCCGTGTTCCAGCAAATGAAATTATTGGAGCTAAACCAGGTGAGGTTTTTGTACACAGAAATATTGCTAATATGGTTGTTCACTCTGATATGAACATGTTAAGTGTTTTAGATTATGCAGTAAACGTTTTAAAAGTTAAACACGTTATTGTTTGTGGACATTACGGTTGTGGTGGTGTAAAAACTGCTATGGGAAATCAATCAGTAGGAATCATTGATAACTGGATTCGTCACATTAAAGATGAATACCGTTTACATGATAAATATTTGAATTCTATTGAAGATGAAACAGAACGTTTTAATGCTTTTGTAGAAGTAAATGCTAAAGAACAAGTTTATAACTTAGCAAAGACTTCAATTGTACAAGGGGCATGGAAAAACGGTCAAGACTTAATGTTACACGGATGGGTGTATGGTTTGAATTCAGGATTTGTAACTGATTTAAATGTAAATATTAGTTCGAATGATGAACTTGATGAAGTTTATCAATTGAAATTGTAA